attatttaaatatggaTGAACCGGCACCCGTGGATTATATTGCAAAATATGTTGCAAAAGTTCAACAGAAATTTACACATAGAGGTGGTGTAAGACCATTTGGTATAGCCACACTAATAGCTGGttttaaaaacaataaagaaatatgtatttatcaAACCGAACCAAGTGGTATTTATGCATCTTGGAAAGCACAAGCTATTGGAAAAAATGCAAAGATTGTACAAGAGTTTTTAGAAAAAAACTATCAAGAAAATATGGAACAGAAAGATTGTATCTTTTTAGCCTTAAAAGCTATATTTgaggtaaaaatatatgagtACATCAACACGACTAatcacattatatatatatatatatatatatatatatatatatatatatatatgtttatatatatattattttgtaggTTGTTGAATTAAGTAGTAAAAATGTAGAAGTTGCATTACTCACAGAGAAGGATTTAACTTTTATCGACGAACAAGAAATAAATTCAATGGTTAGTttggattatatatatatatatatatatatatatatatatatatattgacatattctataatatacatatatattttttttatttttaggtGCAATTAATTGATCAAGAAAGAACAAAGAATAACGAACAAAATGAGtaatttctcttttttttttttttatgttttgttaattttctttttcttttttagaTTATAAAGAAACTAAAAtttcaaatattttgtattgaATAAACAAAGAATAACAAACATATGTTTatagaagaatatataactttgttttcatttcatttaatttttttttttttttttttttcattaaataattatgcacatataatatatatgtagaaatacataatataattatatattctctaactttttaaatttcaaattaaaaataataaaaaaatataatattatataaaaaaatggttATATtagttattttataattaatattaaatattaatatataatttatatatatatattataaatttctaATATGTTCTTATATAAGAATCATTATTCGTTGTGTCTTATATTTATCCAAGAAGAAATGTATATTCATTAATTGTTTAAACATTTGTTATGTTTATTGTAATAAAGAATTtagaaatttataaaatcatatattaaaatatatattttttttttttttttttattaatatatatttcttgttcagatgataatttaatatttagaATATTCTGTATAGGTAGAAAtccttttaataaattatatcctATAGTTAAATTCACATGAATAATATGTCTTATTACATAATCAGATATATCTTCAATATTTAATGTAATATGTTTTGTTTGTAATTCCATATTATCTAATTCATTTTGTATGAGTAgttcataatttttcatttcttcttccatttttttataacctAGTTCATATTTCATATGTTCCTTAATTCTgaattcatttatttcatcttcaattttttcattcatatGTTTCATTAAGTCATctctatttttatatgctTTTTCAATAAGTAGATTTGCATCCTTTTCACCACTTACTAATAGATTAATGAAATAATTATTGTTGGGAATAATGTTGTCATCATCGTTgtctttatttcttcttattGTAggattttccttttttatgaTTAAAGATATCGTTTTGGGGGacatatcttttttattattatcattcgtATGATATGTTTTATTAGGAAGCgtattactttttatattatcatatcgAAAgatagaacaaaaaaaaaatttttttttttttttttttcttttttttttattattattattattatggacCCTATAAAAGTATTTCAAATTTCTTATGTTcgataaattttttttttttacttcaAATTTATGTATAGATCTACTGGATAATGGACTATAACCTTGAGTACTTTTTATGTTACCTAGGTTTTTATAGGaatgatattttttattatttgtatatattgtttttaatttatcactAGAATCTTTTAAATAgcaacattttttataacaacTAAGGTTTGATTTGTTTTCTTCACATTTCATGTAATAGCATGGTGAATAATTTGTATTTTCTTGTTTgttcctatatatataattgtttcCCCCTTTTTGTTGTATAagtgatttatttttaattattatttgtttttttttatatgtgccataatgattattataattattaaaggaatatgtttttataagaccacttttatttaatttatgaaAACAACTTTTTTCATTACAATTTATATTTAGTTgttgaatattataatttatattattatttgcaccataaatattattgtttataatattttgtatcatatatttaccaaaagaattattattattcatatattttttggaaGTCGTACTTATATTTGTTCTATACATATTATCAACTTGTGTTGTCTTaccatacatatttttatatgcatgataatatttatttccatttttttttattttatttaaataactGATACAACTATTTGTTCGAATTTGCTTTATATCATTTGCCTCATTATTAAATGAGTTATTCACATTTATGTAACacatgttattatttttaaattgtttttttttgttatgagaaatatttttttcattatttgaattatttgtATTGTATAAAAAGAATGTATTATTCTTACTATTTAAATGATTACGTTTATTATTAGTATAATATtccactttttttttcttctcatAATTTAAGGagtcatttatattatatttattacataatCCTGTATCTTTCTTAACATTTAATTGCTTTCCTTTTAAAGGGATACTTttaattacatataaatgtttatctctttcttcttctattattttaatattagcgcttttttttttatcataaatatattgatttTGAACATATATCAACCTGTGCATTTTtctgttttcttttttataaatatgtaatttaCGTAATTTTAATCATATTTAAATggtgttataaatatataaatgtttctTCATatgtagaaaaatataatatgattgGTCAAgaaatcatttatattaatagatctttatataagaattttttcatattattattataattttaaaaaatacagTCATTTGTCTACAACTTATATTGATATAAgaatgaaatattttattacaacattgtacatatatatatacatagatatgattttttttttttttttctttgtagACATATagtgtatgtatatattttgtccATATTAATacaacatatttattataactaaaaaattcattgttcgtttatatcatcacggttttaaattaaaaaaaaaatttataacataaaaaaaaaaaaaaataataaaatataaaacaatatacaaatggtatgtatatatatatatatatttaattatgaaCAAATATGTTTCATTTcgtaatatgtttataattattgatatgattaatatttaaattatttgctACACTTGTGTTATCATTAGAAGATaactttttctttaaattggAAATAAATTCCTTTTGTGAATTGATAACTTCTTCatgttttttaattttatcatcttgtaactttatataatcaatacatacataatacatattcaacatattattaaggaatatattattttgatattcAAGTCTTTTTATATGgtctaataataattgtttaTCATCACTTACAAAAGTTTTATATTCATGAGtattatttgaaatatttatattctcttcacatttattacttttttcattactatttataatatcattggttttattatttatgttttcatttatatcattactataaatatcaaaatatatatcttttatagaGGAATCCCAATAATCATCTTTTTCACAAggttcataaaaatatatatcgttattgtaattattattattattatggtaTAATTCTTGTgtgttattattaattgtAGGTTGATGATTGTATAAActattattttgaatatataatatatcatttttcatATCTGTTTTGTCTTCAATTTTATAagatttatcatttattatattacactCTCTTTTTTCCACATTATCAAagtcatatttataatactcATTAgtcacatttttattttcaggagggtaataataatttgtatttcttgatatatttatatttgaatatgTATGatagttttttttaaatttataacctttataattaatatttctattattatggttattatacatattattattatagttataatatatattattattattattattattataggtattatacatattattattattattattattataggtatcatacatattattattattattattaatatatgtattattatttgtattacaTGTACTATAACTATTTTTACTCATTTCACTACtagaataatttttcttcttcttacCTATAAACTGATATATGTTCTCATTTGTCATGTCATTTTTCAATTCCTTATTGCTCCAATTGTTGTTCAGGTTTTCcagttttaaataataataattattatggatgttatttttatcattcatattttttattttatactttTCCTAAATGtacaaattttaatataacttatgactttattttttatattattgataCTTTCCTATATGttgaaattttattttttctataatataatataatggtTTCAtagaagtaaaaaaaaaaaaatatatatatattatatatatacatataaatttatcagataaatatatatatatatatatattacagaAAAAGGGAAAAGgctatacaaataaataacatgatatattaaaaaaaaaataatatgaaattatataatctttatatacatatataataagattaTATAGAaggtataatatttttaaaataattcttaatttaaaaaataacatctataatataaataatatatatatactactatatataaataactaTGTGATAAAAAAAGGTTACAatggaaaaaattaaacaaaattTATGAAACATATAACTATAAATGAACTatccatattaatatatttttacattatttaaaaagaaaaaaaacagaatttttttttttttttttttcattctatattttaagcaaaaatattatgtatgcctaaattatattatgcacacttataaatatatttacatatttaaaataaggATTATTCAATTgttctatttttttaatcctcttttttttttttttttttttactttatatattcataccATAACAATACACACTTTTTTCAATTAttaatcattatatatatttgttatttataaCTTGAagaacaataaaatatatatatatatatatatatatatatatatatatatatataatgatgttACTaggatttaaaaaataattagagataacaaaaaaaaaaaaaaaaaaaaaaaaaataaagcacTATTTGTTAAAtggaaaattataaaatataaatataatattaattaatgtcggaaaaataattttttttttttttaatttccatAAAATATGTTTTCACTCAAAAAACATTTAactttatgaaaataaatgaatgaataaataaacatatacaaatatatatacatatatatatattatttattttcccATTTTAACAATTGGCGTCCAATTTAGGAGATGAAATGACTCTTCTTCGTTGagtaaaaacatataaacaaaaaaataaaaaaataagaagagAAGTAGAGAAGACTCCAGATGCTTTTGCTAGGACTGAAATAAAACTAAGATATTTTGCATGATTATATggaaacaaaaataaatggaaattattttttaacaaaagAAAGATATAATTAATACTACGTGATAACATATTTATAGTACAATTATGTGAACAAAAGTATAcacttttaataaaattttgtaCTGGGCTTGTACATATGGCTGttgaaaaaatgataataaattccACAAGTACTTGTATTAAAGGATTACTATTACCTTTAttgatattaaaattatgtataaatttaattttttcatttatagcCATATTTATacaatcattattatatccatctaaaaaattattatttacatatctAACAattatacaatataaatCTTGAAATAATCCACTAATTGTTCTTTTCCCATTTTgtgttatatcattttttaaagcACCTGCACCACTATATATTAAACTAATAGCATTAGCGTTATTAATCCATATTCTTCTATATGATATTTCATCATACTTATtattgaagaaataaaaagggAAATTATCATGTTGCTGtaattttatatctatactttttaattgtaaatataaaacatattttgaTAGAAAACTCTGAAAAACATTAGTCCTATCTAAACAATCTATACAATTAACACGGAACACTCCATTTTGATGACTATAAATTTGTACATCTTTCCATAGATTAAActgaaaattattataatttaatacatCATAATCATTCATTagatttttatcatttccaATTGGTATGCTAAATGAAAAATAggaaaatttatttaaatcattTACTACTTTTTCTAACATATGATCCAAATTTTCaagatttaattttttaaattcactATGGAAATCAAACCAAGTAAAATTATGTTCTACATTACATTCACTTAAACAATTTTCAAAACATTCTcctaaatatttttctccaaactttttatttattaaatttgtaATAGATATTTTTCCATAATTCGtttgtaattttttcatatgtaaatttaatatacgtttattttcattcatatttgGACATACGTGTATTGCTGGTCTTATACTTAAGGTTGGTGTTTGTTTCCACAATACTGGTATAGAACCTCTAACTATTATATaactaaaaatatttatcctttccttatttttaaaaactaCTATTTGTTCAGTTTCTACAAAATTTGCTACATCTCCATTTTCATTACTACCTCTACACCAAAACCTAACGCCACTTCTGTTTTTACATTTTCTAGATatcaaatataaacaaatttttttgttatccTCTACCTCTAagatatttgtatttatgtatccatgaattaaaaatacaaCAAAACCAAATGCATCTACATTTCTGAATGTATCTAATATTTTCCAATTCCATGTATATTCATCATTAATTTCGTTAAACTGAACTTTATtcacattaatattattattattattattgttattattatcactattatcattattattattatttctgtttgaatatatattcaatttcTTTGATGCAGTTTCTGAAATTTTTgagtaaatatttttttttttatccgtGTCATTTTTCTTGTCCTGTTCATTCATATATTGATTTTGCAGAGATATTGTTAAATTGTAGTAGTAAGAGAAATAAAATGGGCCTTTATTAAAAGCATGCAgaaaatatgttataattttcaATACATCCTGTTTTAATGTACAGTTTTTgaatttatgaatatatgttTCATTATAATAGAATCTGTTATGTTTGTAAACACAATTTTCTAATAAGAAATTTGTTGATTGAAATAAGttatcaaaataattttttgtctctattttatttttgttacaaaaaaatttcttgttctcatcttttttaatattatttaatgaagTTAGATTTCCATTACTTCCTAAATAACATATTTCATACtcatataattcatttgcactcttatttattttttcacaaTTTAGTTGTACAAAcgatattctttttattctatatatagatctattaaatatattacataccACGTCAGCCTCTGATACAATTACCAAGAAATTAATATCTTCTGCTTTTATTATACCTAAACATCCATAAAAccaaaatttatttttattatcattttcgaTGATAGTGTtcttattatctatatactCTTGCtcttttgttatatttatattttctgaATAATtgatttttaatatattctttacattattttcaatatttactatacataaatatttccCTTGTGAttctaaataatatttttttaaaggaaTTTTAGCGTACTTTATCATTTTGGATTCAGATCTTTTTATAGAATTATGTTTTATAAGAAATGCTGACAAAAAGATagtttaaaattttttttttttttttttcttatttaattctttatttctGTACCTTTTTAgatatcttattttttttactattatttttttttttttattatataaacaaa
This region of Plasmodium sp. gorilla clade G2 genome assembly, chromosome: 13 genomic DNA includes:
- a CDS encoding inositol-polyphosphate 5-phosphatase, putative yields the protein MIKYAKIPLKKYYLESQGKYLCIVNIENNVKNILKINYSENINITKEQEYIDNKNTIIENDNKNKFWFYGCLGIIKAEDINFLVIVSEADVVCNIFNRSIYRIKRISFVQLNCEKINKSANELYEYEICYLGSNGNLTSLNNIKKDENKKFFCNKNKIETKNYFDNLFQSTNFLLENCVYKHNRFYYNETYIHKFKNCTLKQDVLKIITYFLHAFNKGPFYFSYYYNLTISLQNQYMNEQDKKNDTDKKKNIYSKISETASKKLNIYSNRNNNNNDNSDNNNNNNNNNINVNKVQFNEINDEYTWNWKILDTFRNVDAFGFVVFLIHGYINTNILEVEDNKKICLYLISRKCKNRSGVRFWCRGSNENGDVANFVETEQIVVFKNKERINIFSYIIVRGSIPVLWKQTPTLSIRPAIHVCPNMNENKRILNLHMKKLQTNYGKISITNLINKKFGEKYLGECFENCLSECNVEHNFTWFDFHSEFKKLNLENLDHMLEKVVNDLNKFSYFSFSIPIGNDKNLMNDYDVLNYNNFQFNLWKDVQIYSHQNGVFRVNCIDCLDRTNVFQSFLSKYVLYLQLKSIDIKLQQHDNFPFYFFNNKYDEISYRRIWINNANAISLIYSGAGALKNDITQNGKRTISGLFQDLYCIIVRYVNNNFLDGYNNDCINMAINEKIKFIHNFNINKGNSNPLIQVLVEFIIIFSTAICTSPVQNFIKSVYFCSHNCTINMLSRSINYIFLLLKNNFHLFLFPYNHAKYLSFISVLAKASGVFSTSLLIFLFFCLYVFTQRRRVISSPKLDANC
- a CDS encoding proteasome subunit alpha type-7, putative — translated: MSYDRAITVFSPDGHLLQVEHALEAVKKGGCAVAIKSSNFAVLAVEKKNIPKLQNPKTTEKLIKLDEHNCLAFAGLNADARVLVNKTRLECQRYYLNMDEPAPVDYIAKYVAKVQQKFTHRGGVRPFGIATLIAGFKNNKEICIYQTEPSGIYASWKAQAIGKNAKIVQEFLEKNYQENMEQKDCIFLALKAIFEVVELSSKNVEVALLTEKDLTFIDEQEINSMVQLIDQERTKNNEQNE